A window of Flammeovirga kamogawensis genomic DNA:
GAGGACTAGACGAAATGATGAGTTCTGCTTGGGCTTGGGAAAAAAATATAAGAGAAGGAGATTGTTAGTAAATCTTTAACGTAAAAAAGCCGACAAAATTAATTTTGTCGGCTTTTTTTATAGAAATGATATTTACAGAATGTTTAAGTTCTGTTCTTTAATTTTTTCAAGCTCATCTTTCATGTTGACAACAACTTTTTGGATGTTGACATCATTTGCTTTTGAACCAATAGTATTAATTTCTCTACCAATTTCTTGAGAAATAAATCCTAATTTCTTACCATTTGATTTAGGCTGCTCAATAGTCTGAATGAAATATTTAAGGTGTTGTTCTAAACGAACTTTCTCCTCGTTAATATCTAATTTTTCAATATAAAAGATTAATTCCTGCTCAAATCTGCTCGGATCAAAATTTTCATTATTTTCAAACTCAGCAATCTGATTATTTAATTTTTCGCGTAAACGTTCAATTCTTTGCGGATCAAACTCAATTACCTTTGCTAAGTATTCTGTAATATTCGTAATAGAACCTCTAATTGCTTTTTCTAATGCATCTCCTTCATGAGACCTGAATTCAATAGTTTTATCAATTGCTTTTTTAATGGCTTCTAAAACTACAGGCCAATCTTCTTTAATTACATCTTCATCGTTTTCTTTAGTATATACTTCAGGCATTTCCATCACTATATTTAAAAGATTATCTGTGTTTTCACCAAGGTCAGTTGCAACAGATTTAAGGTCAGAATAATAACTTTTAATCACTTCTGTATTTAAAGAAGCTTTAAGGTTTTCATTTCTTTTTGATGTATAATTTAAAAGTAAAAGGATTTTACCTCTCTGTAATTTAGAAGTTAATAAGTTTCTTAACTCAATTTCTTTATCAGAGAATGCAGATGACATTTTTATGTTGCAATCAGCATTTTTTGAGTTGAGTGTCTTAATTTCAATAGATACACTTAACTGATCATTTTCTATTCTTTCCTGGCCGAAGCCTGTCATCGATTGTATCATTGATATGTATTTTTTTAGTTTAAATATTAGTGCGTAAATATAGCTTTATTATTTTTTGAATTACTTATTATTAAATTTTAATCTTAGAAATTGAATTTAGAATCAAGGAATAATTCTTTTAAAATGAAATTAGAAGTGAATTAAAATTAACGGTTTTAGAATAGAATAAATGAGATATAAATTTAAAAGTGTAAATTATAATTAACTGAAACAAGAAGATTAAAATGAAAGAATTTGAATATAATTGGACAACTAATGATAACATTGAAATATATGGAAAATGTTGGTTGCCAAAAACAGAAGAACCAAAAGCAATTGTATGTTTAATACATGGGTTTGGAGAGCATATTTTACGTTATAACCACGTAGCTAAATTTTTTAATGATAATGGTATTGGTTTTATAGGTTATGACCAAAGAGGACATGGACAAACCAAAGGGAAGAGAGGTGTAGTGCCAAGTTATGCAGATGTTTTATATAATGTATCAGAATTTTTGGCTTTAGTAAATGATAAATTCCCCAACATTCCAATGTTTTTATATGGGCACAGTATGGGTGGGAATATTGCATTGTCATTTTTATTAAAAGAACAACCACTCAATCTTAAAGGAGCTATAATAACAAGTCCTTGGTTACGTCTAGCATCAGATCCACCTGCATGGCAAGAGCAAATTGGTAAGTTTATAGGGAGCATTATTAAAGGCTTTGTGATACCTTCTAAACTTAATCCACCAGATTTATCATCAGACTTATCAGTAGGAGAAGAATACGTTAAAGACCCTTTGGTACATAACAAGATATGTACAGCACTTTATTTTGGAGTGAAAGATGCGGGGGAGTGGAATATAAAGAATGCTGATAACTTAAAAACCCCTACATTATTAATGCATGGAACAGCAGATAATATCACTTCTGATAGTGCATCTAAGGAGTTTTCTGAAAATGCACCTGCATCATTAATTTCATTTAAAAAATGGAATAACTTGAGACATGAAATGCACAATGAGGTAACCAAGGAAGAGGTATTAAAGGATATGCTAACTTTTATTGAAAAGGAATTAGCGTAAACATAAAAAACTCCAGCAAGTAGTTACTGCTGGAGTTTATAAAAACACCGAGTTAAAATCCCTTGAATTAATAACCCAGTGTTAAATGTAGATAGTTGTAGTAAAATATTATTTTATAGTCCTCCAATAATTTGAGCACAGATAATAATGGCAACTAATGCAAAAGGATATACTGTTGCATAAGCTACTTGTGGAGCGTCGCTCTCTGTCATATTATCCATTGCACTTAAACCAGGTGTAGATGTCATTCCACCAGTTAAAGCACCCATTAGAGAAAGGAAATTAACTTTAAATACAAAGTGGCCAACAATGGTAACTATTAGCATTGGGATTAATGTAATTAATGCTCCGATACCAAATAACTGGAAACCATATTCGCTAATTGTAGCAACTAGTTTTGTTCCTGCTCCAACTCCTACAGGAGTTAAAAACAACAATAAACCAAATTGGCGTAATAATGCATTTGCACTACTTGGTAAGTGCCATATCACAGGTCCTGTTTTCCCTAAACGAGATAAACCTAAGGCAGCCATTAATACACCACCAGTTAACCCTAATGAGAATGATGAGCCACCAGGAAGAGGAACTTCTAGTTTACCTAAAAGAACACCTACAATAATACCAAGTGCAACAGGTAAGAAACTAGGAGTTTCTACCATCTTGATACTATCACCAAATAACTCTGTCATACCAGCAACGTTACCTTTAGTACATGATACCAAAAGTTTATCGCCAAAGCGTAAACGAGTAGATGGTCTTGGAGAAAGCTCTAATCCTGCTCTTCTAACTCTTGTTACAGTAGCTAAGAAGTTGTTATGAAGGTCTAGTTCTCCTAATGTTTTACCAACAATATTTCTTGAAGAAACAACAAACCAACGGATCTCGTGTAACCCAGAACGAGGGATCTTTGTTTCTGTAACTTCACCTAATAAAATTTCAACACGTTTTAAAGCGTCTGTAGTACCCACAGCCTTTACTAAATCACCTTTATGTAAGATAGTTTCCTTGGTAGGTGGTTTACTTTCTGTATTTGGTTCCATCACTCGCGAAATGTTCGCTTTAGTCATGAAACGAATGTTTAGTTCTCCAATTGTTTTCCCATCAATATTATCATTTGTAACAATGAAGTTCCTATTCATGAGTTCAGGAGTATCTGCCGTAGCTTCTTCCTCGTATCTTTTTTCGGCTTCTTCTACACTAATTCCAAATATTTTTGGAGCAAGTTTAACAAATAAGATAACACCAATTACACCAAATGGATAGGCAATACCATAGC
This region includes:
- a CDS encoding YicC/YloC family endoribonuclease, translated to MIQSMTGFGQERIENDQLSVSIEIKTLNSKNADCNIKMSSAFSDKEIELRNLLTSKLQRGKILLLLNYTSKRNENLKASLNTEVIKSYYSDLKSVATDLGENTDNLLNIVMEMPEVYTKENDEDVIKEDWPVVLEAIKKAIDKTIEFRSHEGDALEKAIRGSITNITEYLAKVIEFDPQRIERLREKLNNQIAEFENNENFDPSRFEQELIFYIEKLDINEEKVRLEQHLKYFIQTIEQPKSNGKKLGFISQEIGREINTIGSKANDVNIQKVVVNMKDELEKIKEQNLNIL
- a CDS encoding alpha/beta hydrolase, whose translation is MKEFEYNWTTNDNIEIYGKCWLPKTEEPKAIVCLIHGFGEHILRYNHVAKFFNDNGIGFIGYDQRGHGQTKGKRGVVPSYADVLYNVSEFLALVNDKFPNIPMFLYGHSMGGNIALSFLLKEQPLNLKGAIITSPWLRLASDPPAWQEQIGKFIGSIIKGFVIPSKLNPPDLSSDLSVGEEYVKDPLVHNKICTALYFGVKDAGEWNIKNADNLKTPTLLMHGTADNITSDSASKEFSENAPASLISFKKWNNLRHEMHNEVTKEEVLKDMLTFIEKELA
- a CDS encoding aspartate:alanine exchanger family transporter, translating into MEMFLQLLQTDYVALFAIIAFGILLGKVSVKGVSFGLSAVIFVAMFYGYLMNALGYDDFAIPAIIQKIGLLLFIFTIGMQAGPSFFEAFKSQGSKLIILAVLSVASGGIVTFLLGWIFDIDFKIAVGLLTGALTSTPGLAAAIESSQSPLASIGYGIAYPFGVIGVILFVKLAPKIFGISVEEAEKRYEEEATADTPELMNRNFIVTNDNIDGKTIGELNIRFMTKANISRVMEPNTESKPPTKETILHKGDLVKAVGTTDALKRVEILLGEVTETKIPRSGLHEIRWFVVSSRNIVGKTLGELDLHNNFLATVTRVRRAGLELSPRPSTRLRFGDKLLVSCTKGNVAGMTELFGDSIKMVETPSFLPVALGIIVGVLLGKLEVPLPGGSSFSLGLTGGVLMAALGLSRLGKTGPVIWHLPSSANALLRQFGLLLFLTPVGVGAGTKLVATISEYGFQLFGIGALITLIPMLIVTIVGHFVFKVNFLSLMGALTGGMTSTPGLSAMDNMTESDAPQVAYATVYPFALVAIIICAQIIGGL